The Apodemus sylvaticus chromosome 5, mApoSyl1.1, whole genome shotgun sequence genome has a segment encoding these proteins:
- the LOC127684154 gene encoding olfactory receptor 1G1-like, with amino-acid sequence MYLVTLLGNLFIILAIVSDQHLHTPMYFFLANLSFIDTCYSCTIVPKVLANTQTQHQTIFHTGCLLQMYFFMALAMLDDFLLAVMAYDRYVAICLPLHYTTIMCPQRCLLLVATSWLCSSLLAFSLTLQMAQVSFCASHSIPHFFCDLLPLLKLACSDTHTFQLMMFAEAALSGVVPLTCVLVSYAHIVHTILRIPSSGGKHKVFSTCGSHLTVVTLFYGTLFLVYFQPSSSYSADTGIVASIVYTMVTPMLNPFIYSLRNKDMKGALWKLFGLGRHCNL; translated from the coding sequence ATGTACCTAGTGACCCTCTTAGGGAATCTGTTCATCATCCTGGCCATTGTCTCTGACCAGCATCTTCAtacacccatgtacttcttcctagCCAACCTGTCCTTCATTGATACTTGCTACAGCTGCACCATTGTCCCCAAAGTGCTGGCCAACACCCAAACCCAGCATCAAACCATCTTCCACACTGGGTGCCTTCTGCAGATGTATTTCTTCATGGCATTGGCCATGCTTGATGACTTCCTATTGGctgtgatggcctatgaccgttATGTGGCCATCTGCCTTCCACTACACTACACCACTATTATGTGTCCCCAAAGATGCCTGTTGCTGGTGGCCACATCCTGGCTCTGCTCCAGCCTCCTGGCCTTTTCACTCACACTCCAGATGGCTCAAGTCTCCTTCTGTGCCTCCCATTCCATTCCACACTTTTTCTGTGACCTTCTCCCGCTCCTCAAGCTTGCCTGCTCAGACACCCATACCTTTCAGCTCATGATGTTTGCTGAAGCTGCCCTCTCCGGTGTGGTCCCTCTCACTTGTGTCCTAGTCTCTTATGCCCATATCGTGCATACCATCCTCAGGATCCCCTCTTCTGGGGGAAAACATAAAGTCTTCTCTACCTGTGGCTCACATCTGACAGTGGTCACTCTGTTCTATGGAACCCTCTTTCTAGTGTATTTCCAGCCGTCATCCTCCTACTCTGCAGACACTGGAATAGTGGCATCCATTGTTTATACAATGGTCACCCCCATGCTCAATCCTTTTATCTACAGCTTGAGGAACAAAGACATGAAGGGAGCTTTGTGGAAACTGTTTGGCTTGGGGAGACACTGTAATCTGTAA